From Alienimonas californiensis, a single genomic window includes:
- the nrfD gene encoding NrfD/PsrC family molybdoenzyme membrane anchor subunit, with translation MASADPTAFRDDTPWIGPARAPLVTGGKSVRWVTDRVTGLALRDTPWQWTAAFVVSVLLTVMLLGNVAYLIFRGVGVWGNNVPVAWGWPIVNFVFWVGIGHAGTLISAILFLFRQNWRTGINRFAEAMTIFAVVCAGLFPAIHVGRIWVVYWLAPYPNQMAMWPQFRSPLLWDVFAVNTYFTVSLLFWYMGMIPDLATLRDRAKNRIAQFAYGVGSMGWTGSSRAWWRYEKAYMLLAALAAPLVLSVHTIVSFDFAVSQLAGWHTTIFPPYFVAGAVFSGFGMVLTLIIPAREWFGLKEIVTLRHLENMCKVIIVTGNMVGYAYAMEFFVAWYSGNLYEAYAFVNRALGPYWWSYWIMVSCNVITPFLFYSKKLRTTPWIIFVISIFVNIGMWFERFVITITSLHRSNLPSAWKYFSPTAVDFMMLIGSFGLFFTLFLLFCRYLPMVAIAEVKSTMPQPEHENLNAPGAHTGQDSINPPQTGDFRTEGAY, from the coding sequence ATGGCCTCGGCCGACCCGACCGCCTTCCGCGACGACACCCCCTGGATCGGCCCGGCCCGCGCGCCGCTGGTGACGGGCGGGAAGTCGGTGCGGTGGGTTACCGACCGCGTCACCGGCCTGGCCCTGCGGGACACCCCGTGGCAGTGGACGGCGGCCTTCGTCGTCAGCGTGCTGCTGACCGTGATGCTGCTGGGGAACGTCGCCTACCTGATCTTCCGCGGCGTCGGCGTCTGGGGGAACAACGTCCCGGTCGCCTGGGGCTGGCCGATCGTGAACTTCGTGTTCTGGGTCGGCATCGGGCACGCGGGCACGCTGATCTCCGCGATCCTGTTCCTGTTCCGGCAGAACTGGCGGACGGGCATCAACCGCTTCGCCGAGGCGATGACGATCTTCGCGGTCGTCTGCGCCGGGCTGTTCCCGGCGATTCACGTCGGCCGGATCTGGGTCGTGTACTGGCTGGCGCCGTACCCGAACCAGATGGCGATGTGGCCGCAGTTCCGCAGCCCGCTGCTGTGGGACGTGTTCGCGGTGAACACCTATTTCACGGTGTCGCTGCTGTTCTGGTACATGGGCATGATCCCCGACCTCGCCACGCTGCGGGACCGGGCGAAGAACCGGATCGCCCAGTTCGCTTACGGCGTGGGCTCGATGGGCTGGACCGGCAGCAGTCGGGCCTGGTGGCGTTACGAGAAGGCCTACATGCTGCTGGCCGCCCTGGCGGCGCCGCTGGTGCTCTCCGTGCACACGATCGTGTCGTTCGACTTCGCGGTCTCCCAACTCGCGGGCTGGCACACGACGATCTTCCCGCCTTACTTCGTCGCCGGGGCCGTGTTCAGCGGCTTCGGGATGGTGCTGACGCTCATTATTCCCGCCCGGGAATGGTTCGGGCTGAAGGAGATCGTGACGCTCCGCCATCTGGAGAACATGTGCAAGGTCATCATCGTGACCGGCAACATGGTGGGCTACGCCTACGCGATGGAGTTCTTCGTCGCCTGGTACAGCGGCAACCTGTACGAGGCCTACGCCTTCGTGAACCGGGCGTTGGGGCCGTACTGGTGGAGCTACTGGATCATGGTCTCCTGCAACGTGATCACGCCGTTCCTCTTCTACAGCAAGAAGTTGCGGACGACGCCCTGGATCATCTTCGTGATCTCGATCTTCGTGAACATCGGCATGTGGTTTGAGCGGTTCGTGATCACGATCACCTCGCTGCACCGCAGCAACCTGCCCAGCGCCTGGAAGTACTTCAGCCCCACGGCCGTCGACTTCATGATGCTGATCGGCAGCTTCGGGCTGTTCTTCACCCTGTTCCTGCTGTTCTGCCGCTACCTGCCGATGGTGGCGATCGCGGAGGTGAAAAGCACCATGCCGCAGCCGGAGCACGAGAACCTGAACGCCCCCGGCGCCCACACCGGGCAGGACTCGATCAACCCGCCGCAGACCGGCGACTTCCGCACCGAGGGAGCCTACTAG
- a CDS encoding quinol:electron acceptor oxidoreductase subunit ActD has product MVSRGTTQTTDMQRTDTLSDPFTGLPSGPAYKALSHVNNRLVARPDDSRAPKLTGVVAEYDTPEELVAACERVRDAGMTKWDSYTPYPIHGIERAMGIKATILPWIVLCGGLTGCATGILMQWYLNGSEELANEVGIPTALQGYNFLISGKPIWSLPANIPVAFELTILFSAFGAFFGMLALNRLPRLSNPRLRLPGFRRGTDDQFVIGLDAKDPKFDLAAAAELLSPTRPTAVREVWDVEPRRPPAWIPTVALILFALLLIPPVLIAEHRNTPWSTPRIHPVGDMDWQASFKPQQRNPFFPDQRAMRPQVEGTIARGELDLDDALFRGIDPTGGPAQASGPAPALPDGQDQRLASAALFAFASFRQDEAAEAGGENATGASPTDAPQEQTGDAPAATEGATEDKNYVSDLPIEPTLENVQRGQLVFNIYCAACHGVGGFGNGLVAQRAATLKQPTWAPPSNLHTDVVRNRPNGYLYDAIANGVRKMPAYGTQIEVRDRWNVVLYLRALQKSQAATLAEIPAADRARTEAEKAEADRIAAAQAAAEAARAESGGAAAPAVSQETDGGADDSIVPRGKSGGAPETSSSAAPTDPGNASPDMDGRNENPSPVAETPEEAAADKAKADEAAADEAGDTPADDSASD; this is encoded by the coding sequence ATGGTCTCTCGCGGAACCACCCAAACGACTGATATGCAGCGGACCGACACGCTGTCCGACCCCTTCACGGGCCTGCCCTCCGGGCCGGCCTACAAGGCCCTGTCGCACGTCAACAACCGTCTCGTCGCACGTCCGGACGACTCCCGGGCGCCCAAGCTGACCGGCGTCGTTGCGGAGTACGACACGCCGGAGGAGCTGGTCGCCGCTTGCGAGCGCGTCCGCGACGCGGGCATGACGAAGTGGGACAGCTACACCCCGTACCCGATCCACGGGATCGAGCGGGCGATGGGCATCAAAGCCACGATCCTGCCTTGGATCGTGCTGTGCGGCGGCCTGACCGGCTGCGCGACCGGCATCCTGATGCAGTGGTACCTCAACGGCAGCGAAGAGCTCGCCAACGAGGTCGGCATCCCCACGGCCCTGCAGGGGTACAACTTCCTGATCAGCGGCAAGCCGATCTGGAGTCTGCCGGCGAACATCCCGGTCGCCTTCGAGCTGACGATCCTGTTCAGCGCGTTCGGGGCGTTCTTCGGGATGCTGGCGTTGAACCGGTTGCCGCGGCTGTCGAACCCCCGCCTGCGGTTGCCCGGCTTCCGCCGCGGGACCGACGACCAGTTCGTCATCGGGCTGGACGCGAAGGACCCGAAGTTCGACCTCGCCGCCGCCGCCGAACTGCTCTCCCCGACCCGCCCGACGGCGGTGCGGGAGGTGTGGGACGTGGAGCCCCGCCGCCCGCCGGCGTGGATCCCGACGGTCGCCCTGATCCTGTTCGCCCTGTTGCTGATCCCGCCGGTGCTGATCGCCGAGCACCGCAACACCCCCTGGAGCACGCCCCGCATCCACCCCGTCGGGGACATGGACTGGCAGGCCAGCTTCAAGCCGCAGCAACGCAACCCGTTCTTCCCCGACCAACGGGCGATGCGCCCGCAGGTGGAAGGCACCATCGCCCGCGGCGAGCTGGACCTGGACGACGCCCTGTTCCGCGGCATCGATCCCACCGGCGGGCCGGCTCAGGCGTCGGGCCCGGCGCCGGCCCTGCCGGACGGGCAGGATCAGCGGCTCGCCAGCGCGGCCCTGTTCGCCTTCGCCTCCTTCCGGCAGGACGAAGCGGCCGAGGCGGGCGGCGAGAACGCCACTGGCGCCAGCCCGACCGACGCCCCGCAGGAGCAAACCGGCGACGCCCCGGCGGCGACGGAGGGGGCCACCGAGGACAAGAACTACGTCAGCGATCTGCCGATCGAGCCGACGCTGGAGAACGTCCAGCGGGGTCAGTTGGTGTTCAACATCTACTGCGCCGCCTGTCACGGCGTGGGCGGGTTCGGCAACGGCCTGGTGGCCCAGCGGGCGGCGACGCTCAAGCAGCCGACCTGGGCTCCGCCGTCGAACCTGCACACCGACGTCGTCCGCAACCGGCCCAACGGCTACCTGTATGACGCGATCGCCAACGGCGTTCGCAAGATGCCGGCCTACGGGACGCAGATCGAAGTGCGGGACCGCTGGAACGTGGTGCTCTACCTGCGGGCGCTCCAGAAGAGCCAGGCGGCGACGCTGGCGGAGATCCCCGCCGCCGATCGCGCCCGCACCGAGGCGGAGAAGGCCGAGGCGGACCGAATCGCCGCCGCGCAGGCCGCCGCCGAGGCTGCCCGGGCCGAGAGCGGCGGAGCGGCCGCCCCGGCAGTCTCCCAGGAGACCGACGGCGGCGCCGACGATTCGATCGTGCCCCGCGGCAAGAGCGGCGGCGCGCCGGAGACCAGCAGCTCCGCCGCCCCCACCGACCCCGGCAACGCCTCGCCGGACATGGACGGCCGCAACGAGAACCCCAGCCCCGTCGCCGAGACCCCCGAGGAGGCCGCGGCTGACAAAGCCAAGGCCGACGAAGCCGCGGCCGACGAGGCCGGGGACACTCCCGCCGACGACTCCGCCTCCGACTGA
- a CDS encoding quinol:cytochrome C oxidoreductase — protein sequence MAHHAPAVDPAKLRQGLGDLTGTLRVPLLIAGAVGLLAAALLSLLYGGDAVKRFLFGYLWAYWFFLTISLGGLFFVMVQHVTRAGWSVTVRRLAEFLAANLWVFAPLSLPLVLAVVLFDGAGVWQWADADYVTNSEVRTLLEHKSPYLNKTFFLIRCAIYLSVWSFFGWKVASLSKRQDETGDVGLTQTMHNWSVAGLPLTFLTVTFAAIDFLMSLTPTWYSTIYGVVIIAGCAVSVHATLAIFVLLLRKRGLMTEAVTVEHQQDLGKLLFGFIVFWAYVSFSQFLLIWYADIPEETEYYLVRFEHGWTFFMGMLLFGHFIIPFLGLMSRHVKRRDATLMFWCVWVLFMHAVDLYIYIMPRLTHDAVHAAEAAGASAEQLAAIGLPLSLVDLACFVGIGGFAGATLLTTAAGVSLVPHRDPRLHEALAFHNT from the coding sequence ATGGCCCATCACGCCCCCGCCGTCGACCCCGCCAAGCTGCGGCAAGGGCTCGGCGACCTGACCGGCACGCTCCGCGTGCCGCTGCTGATCGCTGGGGCCGTGGGTCTGCTCGCGGCGGCGTTGCTGAGCCTGCTGTACGGCGGGGACGCCGTGAAGCGGTTCCTGTTCGGCTACCTGTGGGCCTACTGGTTCTTCCTGACGATCAGCCTCGGCGGGCTGTTCTTCGTGATGGTCCAGCACGTCACCCGGGCCGGCTGGAGCGTGACGGTCCGGCGGCTGGCGGAGTTCCTGGCGGCGAACCTGTGGGTGTTCGCCCCGTTGAGCCTGCCGCTGGTCCTGGCGGTCGTGCTGTTCGACGGCGCCGGGGTGTGGCAGTGGGCGGACGCGGACTATGTGACGAACAGCGAAGTCCGCACCCTGCTGGAGCACAAGTCGCCGTATCTGAATAAGACGTTCTTCCTGATCCGCTGCGCGATCTACCTGTCGGTCTGGAGCTTCTTCGGCTGGAAGGTGGCCTCGCTGAGCAAGCGGCAGGACGAGACCGGGGACGTCGGCCTGACGCAGACGATGCACAACTGGAGCGTCGCCGGCCTGCCGCTGACCTTCCTGACGGTCACGTTCGCGGCGATCGACTTTCTGATGAGTCTGACGCCGACCTGGTACAGCACGATCTACGGCGTGGTGATCATCGCCGGCTGTGCGGTCAGCGTGCACGCGACGCTGGCGATCTTCGTTCTGCTGCTCCGCAAGCGGGGCCTGATGACGGAGGCGGTGACGGTCGAGCACCAGCAGGACCTCGGCAAGCTGCTGTTCGGGTTCATCGTGTTCTGGGCCTACGTGAGCTTCAGCCAGTTCCTGCTGATCTGGTACGCGGACATCCCCGAGGAGACGGAGTACTACCTCGTGCGGTTCGAGCACGGCTGGACGTTCTTCATGGGCATGCTGCTGTTCGGGCACTTCATCATCCCGTTCCTGGGCCTGATGAGCCGGCACGTGAAGCGGCGGGACGCCACGCTGATGTTTTGGTGCGTGTGGGTGCTGTTCATGCACGCGGTGGACCTCTACATCTACATCATGCCCCGGCTGACGCACGACGCGGTGCACGCCGCGGAGGCGGCCGGCGCCTCGGCGGAGCAGCTCGCCGCGATCGGCCTCCCGTTGAGTCTCGTGGACTTGGCCTGCTTCGTGGGCATCGGCGGGTTCGCCGGCGCCACGCTGCTGACGACCGCCGCGGGGGTGTCCCTCGTGCCGCACCGCGACCCGCGGTTGCACGAGGCCCTCGCCTTCCACAACACCTGA
- a CDS encoding SCO family protein, protein MTRSSATAVAALCGLLCPALASAQAVRPDRPDPNVVPFEVREVGVDEKLGAQVSADLTFRDHTGNPVRLGDYFDGTRPVILTLNYSRCPKICDTQLRNLATTLGEMELTAGDDYRIVTVSIDPSEGPEVSESRRRGYVKLMGKGNWSFLTGTPASIAKLTRTVGFKYKYVPETQDYHHAPVAILLTPSGQVGRYLHRLSFEPETLRFGMVETGQGTLGTTTDEFRHLCYTWDPERAAYVPRKAALMMAGAGFLFVVGFGGWLSWQWRHSRAESGDNADSSQKSPGVRREDARNGGPVNAPAAV, encoded by the coding sequence TTGACGCGTTCGTCCGCCACCGCCGTCGCCGCCCTCTGCGGTCTGCTCTGCCCGGCGTTGGCGTCGGCTCAGGCGGTTCGTCCCGATCGGCCGGACCCGAACGTCGTGCCCTTCGAGGTGCGCGAGGTGGGCGTGGACGAGAAGCTCGGCGCCCAGGTGTCCGCGGACCTGACGTTCCGCGATCACACCGGCAACCCGGTGCGGCTGGGGGATTATTTCGACGGCACCCGCCCGGTGATCCTTACGCTGAACTACTCCCGCTGCCCGAAGATCTGCGATACCCAGCTGCGCAACCTGGCGACGACGCTGGGAGAAATGGAGCTGACGGCCGGCGACGACTACCGCATCGTGACTGTCAGCATTGACCCGTCCGAGGGGCCCGAGGTCTCGGAGAGCCGTCGGCGGGGCTACGTCAAGCTGATGGGGAAGGGGAACTGGTCGTTCCTCACCGGCACGCCGGCCTCCATCGCGAAGCTCACCCGGACTGTCGGGTTCAAGTACAAATACGTGCCAGAGACGCAGGACTACCATCACGCCCCCGTCGCGATCCTGTTGACGCCGTCCGGTCAGGTGGGGCGGTACCTCCACCGGCTCTCGTTCGAGCCGGAGACCCTGCGGTTCGGCATGGTGGAGACCGGGCAGGGCACGCTGGGCACCACGACCGACGAGTTCCGGCATCTCTGCTACACCTGGGACCCGGAACGGGCCGCGTATGTGCCGCGAAAGGCCGCGCTGATGATGGCGGGGGCGGGGTTCCTGTTCGTCGTGGGCTTCGGCGGATGGCTGTCGTGGCAGTGGCGCCACAGCCGTGCGGAGTCCGGCGACAATGCGGATTCCTCGCAGAAATCCCCCGGCGTGCGTCGAGAGGACGCGCGAAACGGGGGACCCGTGAACGCTCCCGCCGCCGTATAA
- the coxB gene encoding cytochrome c oxidase subunit II gives MPFLPPLADDSGETFLFPESASTFAENSDSLFWLITWISIVFFAIVVAAMGWFMWRYRHRPVETFSPETPNHNLPLELTWTIIPVLLVIVIFGFGFTGYLDQRTPPVDAYEVRLIAKKWNFLFVYPDANFKSSTLYVPVDRPVRLRMVSQDVLHSFWVPAFRAKWDIVPGRDSIIWFTATKPGEYLYECTEYCGKGHSDMIKEGGVVAVPVEEFEERLREERIKSLVDIGEDPLAGGEAIYKDAGCSACHTVTGVNLNCPTWKDLWGETRQFTDGTSAVADDDYIRESILQPDAHVVKGYQNVMPSYRGQLEEIEIMALTAYIRSVSEKGQAEFEKYLEDVSVEAEKITQGAE, from the coding sequence ATGCCGTTTCTCCCGCCGCTCGCAGACGACTCCGGCGAGACGTTTCTGTTCCCCGAATCGGCGTCGACGTTCGCGGAGAACAGCGATTCGTTGTTCTGGCTGATCACCTGGATCAGCATCGTGTTCTTTGCCATCGTCGTCGCGGCGATGGGCTGGTTCATGTGGCGCTACCGCCACCGTCCGGTGGAGACGTTCTCCCCCGAGACCCCGAACCACAACCTGCCGCTGGAACTGACCTGGACGATCATTCCGGTCCTGTTGGTAATCGTCATCTTCGGCTTCGGCTTCACCGGCTACCTCGATCAGCGGACCCCGCCGGTCGACGCCTACGAGGTGCGGTTGATCGCCAAGAAGTGGAACTTCCTGTTCGTCTACCCGGACGCGAACTTCAAAAGCAGCACCTTGTACGTGCCGGTCGACCGGCCGGTGCGGCTGCGGATGGTCTCCCAGGACGTGCTGCACAGCTTCTGGGTGCCGGCCTTCCGGGCGAAGTGGGACATCGTCCCGGGCCGCGACAGCATCATCTGGTTCACCGCCACCAAGCCGGGGGAATACCTCTACGAGTGCACGGAATACTGCGGCAAGGGCCACAGCGACATGATCAAGGAGGGCGGCGTCGTCGCCGTGCCGGTGGAGGAGTTCGAAGAACGGCTGCGGGAGGAACGGATCAAGTCGCTGGTCGACATCGGCGAGGATCCGCTCGCGGGCGGCGAGGCGATCTATAAGGACGCCGGCTGTTCCGCCTGCCACACCGTCACCGGCGTGAACCTGAACTGTCCGACGTGGAAGGACCTGTGGGGCGAAACTCGCCAGTTCACGGACGGCACCTCCGCTGTGGCCGACGACGACTACATCCGTGAGTCGATCCTCCAGCCGGACGCCCACGTGGTGAAGGGCTACCAGAACGTGATGCCCTCCTACCGCGGACAGTTGGAGGAGATCGAGATCATGGCCCTGACCGCCTACATTCGCTCCGTCAGCGAGAAGGGCCAGGCGGAGTTTGAGAAGTATCTCGAAGACGTCTCAGTTGAAGCCGAGAAGATCACGCAGGGCGCCGAATAG
- the ctaD gene encoding cytochrome c oxidase subunit I gives MAVETPTDYAAGEAAASPERRAAAGPPGYAEDNYLNHSKGILSWLVTLDHKRIGVMYLIGVLSAFLLGGIFALLVRAELWTPARTIVDADTYNRFFTLHGAIMVFLFLIPSVPAALGNFILPIMLGAKDVAFPRMNLGSFYLWCGGAVFFLITLLNGSLDTGWTFYVPYSTSTDTAVITALMGVFILGFSSIFTGLNFIVTVHTMRPPGMEWFKMPLFLWALYATSIIQVLATPVLAVTLLLLAVERSTGIGVFDPAYGGDPVLFQHFFWFYSHPAVYIMILPGFGIISELIATFSRKHIFGYRFIAYSSIAIALFGFLVWGHHMFTSGMSTVAAFVFSLLTFSVSIPSAIKVFNWLATMYKGNIWLATPMCYALSFIFLFTIGGLTGLHLGALATDIHLHDSYFVVSHFHYVMVGGTLVAFLGGLFYWWPKMTGRMYNDFWGRVSALIVFLAFNLTFFPQFILGTKGMPRRYYNYVPEFQFWHQMSTVGAFLLGGGLLVAAAVLVYSLFRGAKAPANPWGAATLEWQCSSPPPHNNFDEPPTVGDPYALNRVVYDPDTRSYRQIDEFSNGGPPQQTAKV, from the coding sequence ATGGCCGTCGAAACCCCCACTGATTACGCCGCCGGCGAGGCGGCCGCTTCGCCGGAGCGTCGCGCGGCCGCCGGGCCGCCGGGGTACGCGGAGGACAACTACCTCAATCACTCCAAGGGCATCCTCAGCTGGCTGGTCACCCTGGACCACAAGCGGATCGGGGTGATGTACCTGATCGGCGTGCTGTCGGCGTTCTTGCTGGGCGGCATCTTCGCCCTGCTGGTGCGCGCCGAACTGTGGACGCCGGCCCGCACGATTGTCGACGCGGACACCTATAATCGCTTCTTCACCCTGCACGGGGCGATCATGGTGTTCCTGTTCCTGATCCCGTCGGTGCCGGCGGCGTTGGGGAACTTCATCCTGCCGATCATGCTGGGGGCGAAGGACGTCGCCTTCCCGCGGATGAACCTGGGCAGCTTTTATCTGTGGTGCGGCGGGGCGGTCTTCTTCCTGATCACCCTGCTGAACGGCTCGCTGGATACGGGGTGGACGTTTTACGTTCCCTATTCCACGTCGACGGACACCGCCGTCATCACGGCGTTGATGGGTGTGTTCATCCTCGGGTTCAGCTCCATTTTCACCGGGCTGAACTTCATCGTGACCGTGCACACGATGCGGCCGCCGGGGATGGAGTGGTTCAAGATGCCGCTGTTCCTGTGGGCCCTGTACGCGACCAGCATCATTCAGGTGCTGGCCACGCCGGTGCTGGCGGTGACCCTGCTGCTGTTGGCGGTGGAGCGGAGCACGGGGATCGGCGTGTTCGATCCGGCCTACGGCGGGGACCCGGTGCTGTTCCAGCACTTCTTCTGGTTCTACAGCCACCCGGCCGTTTACATCATGATCCTGCCGGGCTTCGGGATCATCAGCGAGCTGATCGCCACCTTCAGCCGCAAGCACATCTTCGGCTATCGGTTTATCGCCTACAGCTCGATCGCGATCGCGCTGTTCGGCTTCCTGGTGTGGGGCCACCACATGTTCACCTCCGGGATGAGCACCGTGGCGGCTTTCGTGTTCAGTCTACTGACCTTCAGCGTGTCGATCCCCTCGGCCATCAAAGTCTTCAACTGGCTGGCGACGATGTATAAGGGGAATATCTGGCTGGCGACGCCGATGTGCTACGCCCTGAGCTTCATTTTCCTGTTCACGATCGGCGGGCTGACGGGGCTGCACCTGGGCGCCCTCGCCACGGACATCCACCTGCACGACAGCTACTTCGTCGTCTCGCACTTCCACTACGTGATGGTCGGCGGAACGCTGGTGGCCTTCCTCGGCGGCCTGTTCTACTGGTGGCCGAAGATGACCGGGCGGATGTACAACGATTTCTGGGGCCGGGTCAGCGCCCTGATCGTGTTCCTAGCCTTCAACCTGACCTTCTTCCCGCAGTTCATCCTCGGGACGAAGGGCATGCCGCGGCGGTACTACAACTACGTGCCGGAGTTCCAGTTCTGGCATCAGATGAGCACCGTCGGGGCCTTCCTGCTGGGCGGCGGGCTGCTGGTCGCGGCCGCGGTGCTGGTGTACAGCCTGTTCCGCGGAGCGAAGGCGCCGGCGAATCCCTGGGGCGCTGCGACGCTGGAATGGCAGTGCTCCTCGCCCCCGCCGCACAACAACTTCGACGAACCGCCGACCGTGGGCGACCCGTACGCCCTGAACCGCGTGGTGTACGACCCGGACACCCGCAGCTATCGGCAGATCGACGAGTTCTCCAACGGCGGCCCCCCGCAACAGACCGCCAAGGTGTGA